The Amycolatopsis viridis genome window below encodes:
- a CDS encoding FAD-dependent oxidoreductase, with amino-acid sequence MVPPTFVIIGAGLAGAKAAEVLREKGFDGRIVLLGDEQHRPYERPPLSKDLLTGKADRESAFVHPENWYTDHDVDLRLGAAVTAIDRGAREVVLGDGSRVGYTKLLLATGAEPRSLPGADATLRLRRFGDTEALRQVLATGSRLAVVGAGWVGLEVAAAARQAGLEVTVLEALELPLLPALGREAARVFADLHVEHGVDLRLGVQVAEAGPGGVRLADGTRIEADAVLVGIGAIPNTALAEAAGLDVDNGIQVDEHLRTSDPDIFAAGDVANAYHPLLGRHLRVEHWANALKQPAVAAAGMLGVDAVYDELPYFYTDQYDLGMEFLGHPDGYDRVVFRGDVAAREFIAFWLKGGKVVAGMNVNVWDVTGPIKALIRSGSAVDIDRLTDPSVPLADVNTDRSGAPA; translated from the coding sequence GTGGTACCGCCGACGTTTGTGATCATCGGGGCCGGGCTGGCCGGCGCCAAGGCCGCCGAGGTGTTGCGGGAGAAGGGTTTCGACGGGCGGATCGTCCTGCTCGGCGACGAGCAGCACCGCCCGTACGAGCGGCCTCCGCTGTCCAAGGACCTGCTCACCGGCAAAGCTGACCGCGAGAGCGCGTTCGTGCACCCCGAGAACTGGTACACCGATCACGACGTCGATCTCCGGCTCGGCGCCGCGGTCACGGCGATCGACCGCGGTGCCCGCGAAGTCGTGCTGGGCGACGGCAGCCGGGTCGGCTACACCAAACTCCTGCTGGCCACCGGCGCGGAACCCCGCTCTCTGCCGGGCGCGGACGCCACGCTGCGGCTGCGCCGGTTCGGCGACACCGAAGCGCTGCGGCAAGTGCTGGCGACCGGGTCGCGGCTCGCTGTGGTGGGCGCGGGGTGGGTCGGGCTCGAGGTCGCGGCGGCGGCCCGGCAGGCCGGCCTGGAGGTCACCGTGCTGGAGGCCCTCGAACTGCCGCTGCTGCCCGCACTCGGCCGCGAAGCCGCGCGGGTGTTCGCGGACCTGCACGTCGAGCACGGTGTCGATCTGCGGCTCGGCGTCCAGGTCGCGGAAGCCGGCCCGGGCGGTGTCCGCCTCGCCGACGGCACGCGTATCGAGGCCGATGCGGTCCTCGTCGGCATCGGCGCGATCCCGAACACCGCGCTGGCCGAAGCGGCCGGGCTGGACGTGGACAACGGCATCCAGGTGGACGAGCACCTGCGCACCAGCGATCCCGACATCTTCGCCGCCGGTGACGTCGCCAACGCCTACCACCCGCTGCTGGGGCGCCACCTCCGCGTCGAGCACTGGGCCAACGCGCTCAAGCAGCCCGCGGTCGCGGCGGCCGGGATGCTCGGCGTGGACGCGGTCTACGACGAGCTGCCGTACTTCTACACGGACCAGTACGACCTCGGGATGGAGTTCCTGGGCCACCCCGACGGCTACGACCGGGTCGTCTTCCGCGGCGACGTGGCAGCCCGCGAGTTCATCGCCTTCTGGCTCAAGGGCGGCAAGGTCGTCGCCGGCATGAACGTCAACGTCTGGGACGTCACGGGTCCGATCAAGGCCCTGATCCGCTCCGGCAGCGCCGTCGACATCGACCGGCTCACCGACCCGTCGGTGCCGCTGGCGGACGTCAACACCGACCGATCCGGCGCGCCCGCGTAG
- a CDS encoding DUF2231 domain-containing protein, producing MANDIEQAKRPVSAALAGPYGHPFHPILVTVPIGAWVSSLVFDIGSRIVADPGFLARGSLWLVAIGVVGALAAALVGTLDLLAIPSGTPAFRTGLTHMSLNLAVTAAYIAGFFWRRAAYDQPGPVGIGPLVLSAAALVALAASGYLGGKLAYHYGVRVAAESTQAEGYRTAARRSS from the coding sequence ATGGCCAACGACATCGAGCAGGCCAAGCGGCCGGTGAGCGCGGCGCTGGCCGGCCCCTACGGGCACCCCTTCCACCCGATCCTGGTCACCGTGCCGATCGGCGCCTGGGTGTCCAGCCTGGTCTTCGACATCGGGTCGCGGATCGTGGCGGACCCGGGCTTCCTGGCCAGGGGGTCGCTGTGGCTCGTCGCGATCGGCGTCGTCGGGGCGCTCGCCGCGGCACTGGTGGGCACGCTGGATCTGCTGGCGATCCCCAGCGGGACTCCCGCGTTCCGCACGGGGCTGACGCACATGAGCCTCAACCTCGCGGTCACCGCCGCCTACATCGCCGGCTTCTTCTGGCGCCGTGCCGCGTACGACCAGCCGGGGCCGGTGGGGATCGGCCCGCTGGTGCTGTCGGCGGCCGCGCTGGTCGCGCTCGCCGCATCGGGTTACCTCGGCGGGAAGCTCGCCTACCACTACGGCGTCCGCGTCGCCGCCGAGTCCACCCAGGCGGAGGGTTACCGCACCGCGGCCCGCCGCTCGTCCTGA